The following proteins are co-located in the Haloplanus sp. HW8-1 genome:
- the leuS gene encoding leucine--tRNA ligase, which yields MDYDPQDIEERWRERWAETGRYEADPDGDGEDAAFITVPYPYPSGGMHMGHVRTYTVPDVYARYRRQQGDNVLFPIAWHVTGTPIIGAVERLKKGESEQLSVLRDTYDVPENTLQDLETPMGYARYFIEEHYKRGMKSLGLSIDWRREFTTNDDRYSKFVTWQYETLRERNRLEKGLHPVKYCTNEEQPVTTHDLLEGEEAEYQEYTLIRFGLEDAVVPMATLRPETVRGVTNAYVDPDATYVRATVDDETWLASEAATEKLRLQAHDVSVTETFVGADLVGRSVTNPVTGDEVPILPATFVDPDNATGVVMSVPAHSPDDYLALQEAKADDERMERYGVDPAVVAAIDPVPILGVEGYGKIPARDAVESADVTSSNDPELEDVTQELYNREFHTGRLHDDYGEFAGEVIEDVREAYRAAGVEAGHFDTMYEFSEEVICRCGGDVEVAEQDTWFLRYNDEDWKAATKRVVENMECIPENTRGEYDHTIDWLNEWPCIRNYGLGTRLPWDDDFVIEPLSDSTIYMAYYTLAPRLREIPVEDLDREFFDALFYGPEAVDDPDPRALDLREEWRYWYPVDYRFSANDLISNHLTFYLFHHAELFDEPQWPAGIVIMGMGLLEGRKMSSSKGHVVLPDEAIEAYGADTVRFFLLNSAEPWQDYDWRADQVESVRDQLERFWNRATELLPEEPASTFADDPAARDLEHIDRWLLSKLQRTVRETAEAMEGAETRTASQTAFYGFEESLRWYRRRTDLDRPGAQWTLRHALETRLRLLAPFVPFMANELHERLTGDPAEDVPWPEADPDLERTDTELQERRIERLTEDVNDIVDVTGTDPDAVWVYVAADWKRAVFDAVAEVGPDVGAVMSEAMSDPDLRERGDAVNDLAGELVDLVRDMDDETVAAMGGLDEMAVYEAAVPFLEREFDAEVSVYAEDADPPDPGGKASDAVPFRPAIYIE from the coding sequence ATGGACTACGACCCGCAGGACATCGAGGAGCGCTGGCGGGAGCGCTGGGCCGAGACGGGCCGGTACGAGGCCGACCCGGACGGCGACGGCGAGGACGCGGCGTTCATCACCGTCCCCTACCCGTACCCGAGCGGTGGGATGCACATGGGCCACGTCCGGACGTACACCGTCCCCGACGTGTACGCTCGTTACCGTCGACAGCAGGGCGACAACGTCCTCTTTCCCATCGCCTGGCACGTCACCGGCACGCCGATCATCGGCGCCGTCGAGCGCCTGAAGAAAGGCGAGTCGGAGCAGCTGTCGGTACTGCGGGACACCTACGACGTCCCCGAGAACACCCTCCAGGACCTGGAGACGCCGATGGGCTACGCCCGCTACTTCATCGAGGAACATTACAAGCGGGGGATGAAGTCGCTGGGGCTCTCCATCGACTGGCGCCGCGAGTTCACCACCAACGACGACCGCTACTCGAAGTTCGTCACCTGGCAGTACGAGACGCTGCGGGAGCGTAACCGCCTGGAGAAGGGGCTCCACCCCGTCAAATACTGCACGAACGAGGAACAGCCAGTCACCACCCACGACCTGCTGGAGGGCGAGGAGGCCGAATACCAGGAGTACACCCTGATCCGCTTCGGTCTGGAGGATGCGGTGGTGCCGATGGCGACGCTGCGGCCCGAGACGGTCCGGGGTGTCACGAACGCCTACGTCGATCCCGACGCCACGTACGTCCGGGCGACGGTCGACGACGAGACGTGGCTGGCCTCCGAGGCGGCAACGGAGAAACTCCGCCTACAGGCACACGACGTGAGCGTGACGGAGACGTTCGTCGGCGCGGACCTGGTCGGTCGATCGGTCACCAACCCCGTGACCGGCGACGAGGTGCCGATCCTGCCGGCGACGTTCGTCGATCCCGACAACGCCACTGGCGTCGTCATGTCGGTGCCCGCTCACTCCCCGGACGACTACCTGGCGCTCCAGGAGGCGAAGGCGGACGACGAACGCATGGAGCGCTACGGCGTCGACCCCGCCGTCGTCGCCGCTATCGATCCGGTGCCGATCCTCGGCGTCGAGGGGTACGGCAAGATCCCGGCGAGGGACGCCGTCGAGTCGGCGGACGTCACGTCCTCGAACGACCCCGAACTGGAGGACGTGACCCAGGAACTGTACAACCGCGAGTTCCACACGGGTCGCCTCCACGACGACTACGGCGAGTTCGCGGGCGAAGTGATCGAGGACGTGCGCGAAGCCTACCGAGCGGCGGGTGTCGAGGCCGGTCACTTCGACACCATGTACGAGTTCTCCGAGGAGGTGATCTGCCGGTGTGGCGGCGACGTCGAGGTGGCCGAACAGGACACCTGGTTCCTCCGATACAACGACGAGGACTGGAAGGCAGCGACCAAGCGGGTCGTCGAGAACATGGAGTGCATCCCCGAGAACACCCGCGGGGAGTACGACCACACCATCGACTGGCTCAACGAGTGGCCCTGCATCCGCAACTACGGGCTGGGGACCCGGCTGCCGTGGGACGACGACTTCGTCATCGAGCCCCTCTCGGACTCGACGATCTACATGGCCTACTACACGCTCGCGCCTCGCCTGCGCGAGATTCCCGTCGAGGATCTCGACCGCGAGTTCTTCGACGCGCTGTTTTACGGGCCCGAGGCCGTCGACGACCCCGATCCGCGAGCGCTCGACCTGCGGGAGGAGTGGCGCTACTGGTACCCCGTCGACTACCGCTTCTCGGCGAACGACCTCATCTCGAATCACCTCACCTTCTATCTGTTCCACCACGCGGAGCTGTTCGACGAACCGCAGTGGCCGGCGGGCATCGTCATCATGGGCATGGGCCTGCTGGAGGGACGGAAGATGTCCTCCTCAAAGGGTCACGTCGTCCTTCCGGACGAGGCCATCGAGGCGTACGGCGCCGACACGGTGCGCTTTTTCCTGCTCAACTCCGCGGAGCCGTGGCAGGACTACGACTGGCGCGCCGACCAGGTCGAGAGCGTCCGCGACCAGCTCGAACGGTTCTGGAACCGCGCGACCGAACTGCTGCCCGAGGAGCCGGCGTCGACGTTCGCCGACGACCCCGCGGCACGGGACCTCGAACATATCGACCGGTGGCTGCTCTCGAAACTCCAGCGGACCGTCCGCGAGACGGCCGAGGCGATGGAGGGCGCGGAGACGCGGACCGCGAGCCAGACCGCCTTCTACGGGTTCGAGGAGTCGCTCCGGTGGTACCGCCGCCGGACGGACCTGGATCGACCGGGGGCGCAGTGGACGCTCCGCCACGCCCTCGAGACACGTCTGCGCCTCCTCGCGCCCTTCGTCCCGTTCATGGCGAACGAACTCCACGAGCGGTTGACGGGCGACCCGGCCGAGGACGTCCCGTGGCCGGAGGCCGACCCCGACCTGGAGCGCACCGACACGGAACTGCAGGAGCGACGGATCGAACGCCTCACCGAGGACGTCAACGACATCGTCGACGTGACTGGAACCGACCCCGACGCCGTGTGGGTGTACGTCGCCGCCGACTGGAAGCGGGCAGTGTTCGACGCGGTGGCCGAGGTCGGCCCGGACGTGGGCGCGGTGATGAGCGAGGCGATGAGCGACCCCGACCTGCGCGAACGGGGCGACGCGGTCAACGACCTCGCGGGCGAACTCGTCGACCTCGTGCGCGATATGGACGACGAGACGGTCGCGGCCATGGGCGGCCTCGACGAGATGGCGGTCTACGAGGCGGCCGTACCCTTCCTCGAACGGGAGTTCGACGCCGAGGTGTCGGTGTACGCCGAGGACGCCGATCCGCCGGATCCGGGCGGGAAGGCGAGCGACGCCGTCCCCTTCCGTCCGGCGATCTACATCGAGTAG
- a CDS encoding two-component system sensor histidine kinase NtrB has product MSESSSGRIAGAVGLVSLAGAVLGVWIVALDSVPWRALSPATAAPTGLVLLLLVAAGWVLRSDLDGTTALHVPVASLAGMVTFGGFARVVILDTLVSATGVRPTLIVLNFVGAGGAAGLVAGLFTAKQSATIQSLRNARNEYRDLFDGIGETVFVHDTRGRILAINEGAVDRLGYGPPSLRGRSIDDVVGNGEARGRYVTDDDRIVYETVQLTADGEVIPVEVSASVVRYHGAPAVLSVARDISERRASENELERARDQLRALNRVLRHDIRNDMQIVTGLADLLDEHVDEPGREYLDTITATGEHVVELTRSSRELARTVAGETELPLEPVSLAETLQGELDRRRKAFDHATLALDGEIPDVRVQANDLLASVFRNLLNNAVQHNDREEPTVTVSADLLRGDHRVRVRVADDGPGIPAELEGDVFGKGEKGLESAGTGLGLYLVDSLVDHYGGEVWIEENEPRGTVVVVELPLAET; this is encoded by the coding sequence GTGAGTGAGTCGTCGTCCGGACGGATCGCGGGCGCAGTGGGGCTCGTGAGCCTCGCCGGGGCGGTGCTCGGCGTCTGGATCGTCGCCCTCGACAGCGTGCCCTGGCGTGCGCTGTCGCCCGCGACCGCCGCGCCCACCGGACTGGTGCTCCTCCTCCTCGTTGCGGCCGGGTGGGTCCTCCGGAGCGACCTCGACGGCACGACCGCCCTCCACGTCCCAGTCGCGTCGCTCGCGGGGATGGTTACGTTCGGCGGCTTCGCGCGGGTCGTGATCCTCGATACCCTCGTCTCGGCGACCGGCGTTCGACCGACGCTGATCGTGTTGAACTTCGTGGGTGCCGGTGGTGCCGCCGGCCTCGTCGCTGGCCTGTTCACGGCGAAACAGTCGGCGACCATCCAGTCGCTCCGCAACGCCCGAAACGAGTACCGGGACCTCTTCGACGGCATCGGCGAGACGGTGTTCGTCCACGACACACGGGGCCGGATCCTCGCGATCAACGAAGGTGCGGTCGATCGACTCGGGTACGGCCCCCCGTCGCTCCGTGGCCGGTCCATCGACGACGTGGTGGGGAACGGCGAGGCTCGCGGGCGGTACGTCACCGACGACGATCGCATCGTCTACGAAACCGTCCAGCTGACCGCCGACGGGGAGGTCATCCCCGTCGAGGTCAGCGCCAGCGTCGTCCGGTATCACGGCGCGCCGGCGGTGCTCTCCGTCGCGCGGGACATCAGCGAACGCCGCGCCTCCGAGAACGAACTGGAGCGTGCACGCGACCAACTCCGCGCGCTCAACCGCGTGCTCCGTCACGACATCCGCAACGACATGCAGATCGTGACCGGGCTCGCCGACCTCCTCGACGAACACGTCGACGAACCGGGACGGGAGTACCTCGATACCATCACCGCGACCGGCGAACACGTGGTCGAACTCACCCGGAGTTCCCGGGAACTCGCCCGCACGGTCGCCGGGGAGACGGAACTCCCGCTGGAACCGGTGTCGCTCGCCGAGACGCTTCAGGGCGAACTCGACCGGCGACGCAAGGCCTTCGACCACGCCACCCTCGCCCTCGACGGCGAGATTCCGGACGTGCGGGTGCAGGCGAACGATCTGCTCGCCTCCGTGTTCCGGAACCTGCTGAACAACGCGGTCCAGCACAACGACCGCGAGGAGCCCACCGTCACCGTCTCTGCGGACCTGCTGCGTGGCGACCACCGGGTTCGGGTGCGAGTCGCCGACGACGGCCCCGGCATCCCGGCTGAACTGGAGGGGGACGTCTTCGGTAAGGGGGAGAAGGGCCTCGAGAGCGCGGGGACGGGGCTCGGTCTCTATCTCGTCGACTCGCTCGTCGATCACTACGGCGGCGAGGTGTGGATCGAGGAGAACGAGCCGCGGGGAACCGTCGTCGTCGTCGAACTCCCCCTCGCGGAGACCTGA
- a CDS encoding Hsp20/alpha crystallin family protein: MTYPMQPNYVSEFDDLFERMNRSLGTGSRSGGSGDFAVDIAHYDDEIVVTADVPGFEREALDVSIDDDRLTIHAESELEESSEDDAYLRRERHHRSMHRTIQLPAGGHHDGTSATYRNGVLTVTIPVERDDDVHRIDVE; the protein is encoded by the coding sequence GTGACGTACCCCATGCAACCCAACTACGTCAGTGAGTTCGACGACCTGTTCGAGCGGATGAACCGGAGCCTCGGGACGGGCAGCCGATCCGGGGGAAGCGGTGACTTCGCCGTCGACATCGCCCACTACGACGACGAAATCGTCGTGACGGCGGACGTCCCCGGATTCGAGCGGGAGGCGCTCGACGTCTCCATCGACGACGACCGCCTGACGATCCACGCCGAGTCCGAACTGGAGGAGTCGTCGGAAGACGACGCCTACCTGCGCCGCGAGCGCCACCACCGCTCGATGCACCGCACGATTCAGCTACCGGCCGGAGGCCACCACGACGGCACGTCGGCGACCTACCGGAACGGCGTGCTCACGGTGACGATCCCCGTCGAACGCGACGACGACGTCCACCGCATCGACGTGGAGTAG
- the pheA gene encoding prephenate dehydratase, which translates to MEAITLGPAGTYSHRAARAAADEVTFSESVTAIVEAVADGEYRRGVVPIENSIEGSVTETLDALSDYDVGVVEEVVTPIRHALLAQSESFDVVASHSQALAQCRTFLEAEYPDVTLEAVASTARGVEHAREDGSVAAIAHPDNADEDLQILAEDIQDRSSNATRFFVISPAEERSTAGGKSTIVVNPNANYPGLLLELLEAFANRDINLSRVESRPTGDRLGDYLFHIDFEAGLYEDHAAAAVEEVEDIAANGWVRRLGSYDTRHVV; encoded by the coding sequence ATGGAAGCCATCACGCTCGGTCCGGCGGGGACCTACTCCCACCGCGCCGCGCGGGCGGCCGCCGACGAGGTCACGTTCAGCGAGTCGGTGACGGCCATCGTCGAGGCGGTCGCCGACGGCGAGTACCGCCGCGGTGTCGTCCCCATCGAGAACAGTATCGAGGGAAGCGTCACCGAGACCCTGGACGCCCTGTCCGACTACGACGTGGGCGTCGTCGAGGAGGTCGTCACGCCGATTCGACACGCCCTGCTGGCGCAGTCGGAGTCGTTCGACGTCGTCGCCAGTCACTCGCAGGCGCTCGCCCAGTGCCGGACGTTCCTCGAAGCCGAGTACCCCGACGTGACCCTCGAAGCCGTCGCGAGTACGGCTCGCGGCGTCGAACACGCCCGCGAGGACGGAAGCGTCGCCGCCATCGCTCACCCCGACAACGCGGACGAGGACCTGCAGATCCTCGCCGAGGACATCCAAGACCGAAGCTCGAACGCCACCCGGTTTTTCGTCATCTCGCCCGCCGAGGAGCGGTCCACAGCCGGCGGCAAGTCGACGATCGTCGTCAACCCGAACGCCAACTACCCCGGACTCCTCCTGGAGTTGCTAGAGGCCTTCGCCAACCGCGACATCAACCTCTCCCGCGTGGAGTCCCGGCCCACGGGCGACCGCCTCGGGGACTACCTCTTCCACATCGACTTCGAGGCCGGCCTGTACGAGGACCACGCCGCGGCCGCCGTCGAGGAGGTCGAGGATATCGCGGCCAACGGGTGGGTTCGCCGACTCGGGTCCTACGACACGCGACACGTCGTCTGA
- a CDS encoding PAS domain-containing sensor histidine kinase, whose product MDESIATATGSDARDLFERLPDGVLVHDPDTGVVRAANGRFADLTGYNREVLVGQHVEDLVADGWRPEPPADRLLDAARGDAAAVEWLLGRRDGESFWAELSASPVELDGESCVLSTVRDVTDRKRRRDELGRFEELVEHVPTGIFRAHDDPDGTFLEVNPTMVDLFGADDRGRLLSTPVTDIYADQNDRREFFDAVAESGVVTEKLELRTLDGETFWGLLTVCRFDPADGESYIDGAIKDVTETREYQRVLEEQNERLELLNRIVRHDIRNDMQLIQGMTDLLDTAVGETNRPQLETVRSRTDHVIELTDVMGELMETLVAEADSTLEPVQLSYVLNREVREAQSSYPDAAIRSRGNVPLVEIVANDMLGSVFRNLLNNAVRHSDREEPTVTVSAAVEGDDVIVRVTDDGPGIPDDRKETVFGKGEKGLESAGTGLGLHLVYTLVDHYGGEVWIEDNDPRGTVFALRFDLAT is encoded by the coding sequence GTGGACGAATCGATCGCGACTGCGACCGGCTCCGACGCCCGCGACCTCTTCGAGCGGCTCCCGGACGGTGTCCTGGTTCACGACCCGGACACCGGCGTCGTTCGCGCCGCCAACGGTCGGTTCGCCGACCTGACCGGGTACAACCGGGAGGTCCTCGTCGGCCAACACGTCGAGGATCTGGTCGCCGACGGCTGGCGACCGGAACCCCCCGCCGACCGACTGCTCGATGCCGCCCGAGGCGACGCGGCGGCGGTGGAGTGGTTACTGGGCCGGCGCGACGGGGAGTCCTTCTGGGCCGAACTCTCCGCGTCGCCCGTGGAACTCGACGGCGAGTCGTGTGTCCTGTCGACCGTCCGGGACGTGACCGACCGGAAGCGTCGGCGGGACGAACTCGGCCGGTTCGAGGAACTGGTCGAACACGTGCCGACGGGCATCTTTCGGGCCCACGACGACCCCGACGGGACCTTCCTCGAAGTCAACCCCACCATGGTCGACCTGTTCGGCGCCGACGACAGGGGCCGCCTGCTCTCGACGCCGGTGACGGACATCTACGCCGACCAGAACGACCGTCGCGAGTTCTTCGACGCCGTGGCCGAGAGCGGCGTCGTCACCGAGAAACTGGAGCTTCGGACGCTCGACGGCGAGACCTTCTGGGGACTGCTCACCGTCTGTCGGTTCGATCCTGCCGACGGCGAGTCGTATATCGACGGTGCGATCAAGGACGTCACCGAGACCCGCGAGTACCAGCGGGTGCTGGAAGAGCAGAACGAACGCCTCGAACTCCTCAATCGGATCGTTCGCCACGACATCCGCAACGACATGCAGCTCATCCAGGGGATGACCGATCTGCTCGACACCGCCGTCGGCGAGACGAACCGGCCACAACTCGAGACGGTCCGTAGCCGCACGGATCACGTGATCGAACTGACGGACGTGATGGGAGAGCTGATGGAGACGCTCGTCGCGGAAGCCGATTCGACCCTCGAACCGGTGCAACTCTCGTACGTCTTGAACCGGGAAGTGCGGGAGGCCCAGTCGAGCTATCCGGACGCGGCGATCCGTAGCCGGGGGAACGTCCCGCTCGTCGAGATCGTCGCCAACGACATGCTGGGATCGGTGTTCCGGAACCTGCTGAACAACGCGGTCCGGCACAGCGATCGCGAGGAACCCACTGTCACCGTCTCCGCCGCCGTCGAGGGTGACGACGTGATCGTCCGGGTCACCGACGACGGCCCCGGCATCCCCGACGACCGGAAGGAGACGGTCTTCGGTAAGGGGGAGAAGGGCCTCGAGAGCGCGGGGACGGGACTGGGACTTCACCTGGTGTACACGCTCGTCGATCATTACGGCGGCGAGGTGTGGATCGAGGACAACGACCCTCGCGGGACCGTGTTTGCCCTCCGATTCGACCTGGCGACGTGA
- the hisH gene encoding imidazole glycerol phosphate synthase subunit HisH: MSLSEPPSEALADVVIVDYGLGNLRSATRGLERAGAAVTITDDPDDFAAADGIVLPGVGAFREGMENAGPYREALADAVSRGQPVFGICLGMQMLLTSSEEADHAGEGEVVGLDFVPGRNVRFDEGQTVPHMGWNELSVERDHPLVTGVTGSDRGGSVDGEYAYFVHSYYAVPEDDRAVVATTDHGRTFPAVIANDDGTVFGTQFHPEKSGETGLTILRNFVDICSPD, from the coding sequence ATGAGCCTGTCCGAACCCCCGTCGGAGGCGCTCGCGGACGTGGTCATCGTCGACTACGGCCTCGGCAACCTCCGGTCGGCGACGCGAGGCCTCGAACGCGCCGGCGCGGCCGTGACCATCACCGACGACCCCGACGACTTCGCCGCCGCCGACGGCATCGTGTTGCCCGGCGTCGGCGCGTTCCGCGAGGGGATGGAGAACGCCGGCCCCTACCGCGAGGCCCTCGCCGACGCCGTGTCCCGTGGCCAACCGGTCTTCGGCATCTGCCTGGGGATGCAGATGCTCCTCACGTCGAGCGAGGAGGCCGACCACGCCGGCGAGGGCGAAGTCGTCGGCCTCGACTTCGTCCCCGGCCGAAACGTGCGGTTCGACGAAGGGCAGACGGTCCCCCACATGGGCTGGAACGAACTGTCGGTCGAGCGCGATCACCCGCTGGTCACGGGTGTCACGGGGAGCGACCGCGGCGGCTCCGTCGACGGTGAATACGCCTACTTCGTCCATTCTTACTACGCCGTCCCCGAGGACGACCGGGCCGTCGTCGCTACCACCGACCACGGGCGCACCTTCCCCGCCGTTATCGCGAACGATGACGGAACCGTCTTCGGAACGCAGTTCCACCCCGAAAAGAGCGGCGAGACGGGACTGACGATCCTTCGAAACTTCGTCGACATCTGTTCTCCGGACTGA
- a CDS encoding uracil-DNA glycosylase: MVESEGPDVSACERCPALVESRSRIVNGVGPADAALLFVGEAPGADEDERGEPFVGRSGSVFDDALREAGLSRADVRITNCVRCRPPENRDPHAAELDNCAGFLDREIEHVDPDLIVTLGKVPGERLLDRSVAVTTEAGSVVDARLGGESRRVLVCLHPAATLYDRSQRDAFTDAVAKAADLVGAATDGSGQSRLGDY, from the coding sequence ATGGTGGAATCCGAGGGTCCCGACGTGTCGGCCTGCGAACGGTGTCCGGCACTCGTCGAGTCACGGAGTCGCATCGTCAACGGGGTCGGGCCGGCCGACGCCGCCCTGTTGTTCGTCGGCGAGGCGCCGGGAGCCGACGAGGACGAACGGGGCGAACCCTTCGTCGGCCGCTCGGGATCGGTGTTCGACGACGCCCTCCGGGAGGCCGGCCTCTCGCGGGCGGACGTCCGCATCACCAACTGCGTGCGGTGTCGCCCGCCCGAGAACCGCGATCCACACGCCGCGGAACTCGACAACTGTGCCGGGTTTCTGGACCGCGAGATCGAACACGTCGACCCCGACCTGATCGTCACGCTCGGCAAGGTGCCCGGCGAGCGACTGCTCGATCGCTCGGTGGCGGTGACGACGGAGGCGGGGTCGGTCGTCGACGCCCGTCTCGGCGGCGAGAGTCGACGCGTCCTCGTCTGTCTGCATCCGGCGGCGACGCTGTACGACCGGAGCCAGCGCGACGCGTTCACCGACGCGGTGGCGAAGGCGGCCGACCTCGTGGGGGCCGCGACCGACGGAAGCGGCCAGTCGCGGCTTGGCGACTACTGA
- a CDS encoding DUF99 family protein produces MKSGARALGVAESFSEADRSVLCGAVLRRDRIADGFAFDSCTVGGTDATAAVADLWSALDREDVRALLIAGVAPAWFNVVDLSAVHDAADRPVLSVSFEASPGLEPALREQFSGDALDRRLRTYRALPPRRRLEVNGEDVYVRAVGVDDAGAADLVRAFTPEGGRPEPLRVARLAARAARRLRADEDT; encoded by the coding sequence GTGAAGTCAGGCGCGCGAGCGCTCGGCGTCGCTGAATCCTTTTCCGAAGCGGATCGAAGCGTACTCTGTGGTGCCGTTCTGCGTCGCGACCGCATCGCCGATGGCTTCGCCTTCGATTCGTGTACCGTCGGTGGCACCGACGCCACCGCCGCCGTCGCGGACCTCTGGTCGGCGCTGGACCGCGAGGACGTCCGCGCGCTCCTGATCGCGGGGGTCGCACCCGCCTGGTTCAACGTCGTCGACCTGTCGGCGGTCCACGACGCCGCCGACCGCCCGGTGCTCTCGGTGTCGTTCGAGGCCAGTCCCGGCCTCGAACCGGCGCTCCGCGAACAGTTCTCCGGGGACGCCCTCGACCGTCGGCTCCGAACCTACCGCGCCCTCCCGCCGCGTCGGCGACTGGAGGTAAACGGCGAGGACGTGTACGTCCGGGCCGTCGGCGTCGACGACGCGGGCGCCGCCGACCTGGTGCGGGCGTTCACCCCCGAAGGTGGGCGGCCGGAACCGCTCCGAGTGGCGCGACTGGCCGCACGCGCCGCGCGACGCCTCCGGGCGGACGAGGACACTTAA
- a CDS encoding DUF5786 family protein, protein MGFGSYDESEQENQELDADLDDNEGVETSENDHRGSVEFEIGASNDELIDRLKEIKDE, encoded by the coding sequence ATGGGCTTCGGGAGCTACGATGAATCCGAACAGGAGAACCAGGAGTTAGACGCCGACCTCGACGACAACGAGGGGGTCGAGACGTCCGAGAACGACCACCGGGGGTCGGTCGAGTTCGAAATCGGGGCGTCGAACGACGAACTGATCGACCGTCTCAAAGAGATCAAAGACGAGTGA
- a CDS encoding MBL fold metallo-hydrolase translates to MDVHNVTADAEEFTCNAYLVTGECPALVDAGSMPGVVDVIADHVDALDRVVLTHQHHDHVGELDAVLDAFDADLYAYADHPRRTHDLSDGDAVEVGDESFDVVHTPGHADDHVSLVSDRTLFSGDVVVYNDGAFDDGSFGRTDMAGQSRERLIDSLGMLLDRLPDSVAAMYAGHGDPFHADGESVRAVIERALTRAERREPKYD, encoded by the coding sequence ATGGACGTGCACAACGTCACTGCGGACGCCGAGGAGTTCACGTGCAACGCGTATCTGGTCACGGGCGAGTGCCCGGCCCTCGTGGACGCGGGGTCGATGCCCGGCGTCGTCGACGTCATCGCCGACCACGTCGACGCCCTCGACCGGGTGGTGCTCACCCACCAACACCACGACCACGTCGGCGAACTCGACGCCGTCCTCGACGCGTTCGACGCCGATCTGTACGCCTACGCGGACCACCCGCGCCGCACTCACGACCTCTCGGACGGGGACGCGGTCGAGGTCGGCGACGAGTCCTTCGACGTCGTCCACACGCCGGGCCACGCCGACGACCACGTCTCCCTGGTGAGCGACCGCACCCTGTTCAGCGGCGACGTGGTCGTCTACAACGACGGCGCGTTCGACGACGGGAGTTTCGGCCGTACCGACATGGCCGGCCAGTCGCGCGAGCGCCTCATCGACAGTCTGGGGATGCTCCTCGACCGACTCCCGGATTCGGTGGCGGCGATGTACGCCGGCCACGGCGACCCATTCCACGCGGACGGCGAGAGCGTCCGAGCGGTGATCGAGCGGGCGCTCACGCGGGCGGAGCGACGGGAACCGAAGTACGACTAG
- a CDS encoding 50S ribosomal protein L40e, with protein MATFEKAERRILEKQICMRCNARNAARAESCRKCGYKKLRPKAKERRNA; from the coding sequence ATGGCTACCTTCGAGAAGGCGGAACGGCGCATCCTCGAGAAACAGATCTGTATGCGGTGTAACGCACGCAACGCCGCCCGCGCCGAGAGCTGTCGGAAGTGCGGATACAAGAAGCTCCGACCCAAGGCCAAAGAGCGGCGCAACGCCTGA
- a CDS encoding TRAM domain-containing protein — MANCPLADDCPSFSERIQGMGCQHYGDRGGAEWCNHYDMPISDLKQQPVKPGEELVVEVTDIHESGSGVGRTEDGFIVLVDGTLPPARARVRIHRVKANHATADEVERLPMDPDEDETEGDDGDASAETDSGTAGSDDGPGRPDQLGSRDNFWGG; from the coding sequence ATGGCGAACTGTCCGCTCGCCGACGACTGCCCCAGTTTCTCGGAACGCATCCAGGGTATGGGGTGCCAGCACTACGGTGACCGCGGGGGTGCCGAGTGGTGTAACCACTACGATATGCCCATCTCCGACCTGAAACAGCAGCCGGTGAAACCGGGCGAGGAGCTCGTCGTCGAGGTGACCGACATCCACGAGAGCGGGTCCGGCGTCGGTCGCACCGAGGACGGCTTCATCGTCTTGGTCGACGGGACGCTCCCGCCGGCGCGAGCACGCGTCCGGATCCACCGGGTGAAGGCCAACCACGCGACCGCCGACGAGGTCGAACGTCTCCCGATGGACCCCGACGAGGACGAAACTGAGGGGGACGACGGGGACGCGAGCGCCGAGACCGACTCGGGGACGGCAGGGTCCGACGACGGGCCGGGTCGTCCCGATCAGCTGGGCAGCCGGGACAACTTCTGGGGCGGATAG